A portion of the Haemophilus influenzae genome contains these proteins:
- the infB gene encoding translation initiation factor IF-2, translated as MTEDVKADAPKKLSIQRRTKTTVSSTTTGGKSKEVQVEVRKKRTVKTDIAQQEEAKLKAQQEAEAKKIAEQKAVEEKARLEAEKVAAKKEADEKAKAETAKPAKSAVDSKVKSVDPEKEKRKAEEAELRRKAEELARQKAEEQARRAAEEAKRYAEADDSDNESSSEDYSDYNLSSRYALEAEDEEDRRNENRGRGKNKVAKAKKGGRDDENSKNSKNERESNRKNQKDAKFGKGKNGKKGAALQQAFTKPAQVVKSDVVIGETITVAELANKMAVKATEIIKMMMKMGEMVTINQVIDQETAQLVAEELGHKVILRNENELEEAVLGDRDVNAEKVTRAPVVTIMGHVDHGKTSLLDYIRKAKVAAGEAGGITQHIGAYHVEMDDGKMITFLDTPGHAAFTSMRARGAKATDIVVLVVAADDGVMPQTIEAIQHAKAAGAPLVVAVNKIDKPEANLDRVEQELLQHDVISEKFGGDVQFVPVSAKKGTGVDDLLDAILLQSEVLELTAVKDGMASGVVIESYLDKGRGPVATILVQSGTLRKGDIVLCGFEYGRVRAMRDENGKEVDEAGPSIPVELLGLSGVPAAGDEATVVRDEKKAREVALYRQGKFREVKLARQQKAKLENMFSNMSEGDVAELNVIVKADVQGSVEAIVQALNELSTNEVKVKVVGSGVGGITETDATLATASNAIIVGFNVRADATARRVIEAENIDLRYYSIIYELLNEIKAAMSGMLEPEFKQEIIGLAEVRDVFRHPKFGAIAGCMVTEGVVKRNNPIRVLRDNVVIFEGELESLRRFKDDVSEVRNGMECGIGVKNYNDVKVGDQIEVFEVVEVKRSI; from the coding sequence ATGACTGAAGATGTTAAGGCTGATGCGCCAAAAAAATTAAGCATTCAACGCAGAACAAAAACAACAGTGAGCAGCACCACAACTGGCGGTAAAAGCAAAGAAGTACAAGTAGAAGTACGTAAAAAACGCACAGTAAAAACTGATATTGCTCAACAAGAAGAAGCAAAATTAAAAGCACAGCAAGAAGCGGAAGCGAAAAAAATTGCTGAACAAAAAGCAGTAGAAGAAAAAGCTCGTTTAGAAGCTGAAAAAGTGGCAGCTAAGAAAGAAGCTGATGAAAAAGCAAAAGCTGAAACTGCTAAGCCAGCAAAAAGTGCGGTAGATTCTAAAGTGAAATCTGTTGATCCTGAAAAAGAGAAACGTAAAGCAGAAGAAGCAGAACTTCGTCGTAAAGCTGAAGAATTAGCTCGTCAAAAAGCAGAAGAACAAGCTCGTCGTGCAGCAGAAGAAGCGAAACGTTATGCTGAAGCAGATGATTCAGACAATGAATCTTCTTCAGAAGACTATTCTGATTACAATCTAAGTTCAAGATATGCACTTGAAGCAGAAGATGAAGAAGATCGTCGTAATGAAAATCGTGGCCGTGGCAAAAATAAAGTAGCGAAAGCGAAAAAAGGCGGTCGCGACGATGAAAATAGCAAAAACTCGAAAAACGAGCGCGAATCTAATCGTAAAAATCAAAAAGACGCTAAGTTTGGTAAAGGTAAAAATGGCAAAAAAGGTGCCGCACTTCAACAAGCCTTTACTAAACCTGCTCAAGTAGTTAAATCGGATGTAGTCATTGGAGAAACCATTACGGTTGCAGAACTTGCGAATAAGATGGCGGTAAAAGCTACAGAGATCATCAAAATGATGATGAAGATGGGCGAAATGGTTACTATCAACCAAGTTATCGACCAAGAAACCGCTCAATTAGTAGCAGAAGAACTTGGTCATAAAGTGATTCTTCGTAATGAAAATGAGCTTGAAGAAGCGGTATTAGGCGATCGTGATGTAAACGCAGAAAAAGTAACCCGTGCGCCAGTTGTAACCATCATGGGTCACGTTGATCATGGTAAAACCTCTTTACTTGACTATATTCGTAAAGCGAAAGTTGCTGCAGGCGAAGCGGGTGGTATTACTCAACATATCGGTGCGTATCACGTAGAAATGGATGATGGCAAAATGATCACCTTCTTGGATACGCCAGGACACGCAGCGTTTACTTCTATGCGTGCACGTGGTGCAAAAGCAACAGATATCGTTGTTCTTGTTGTTGCGGCCGATGATGGTGTGATGCCTCAAACTATCGAAGCGATTCAACACGCAAAAGCAGCGGGTGCACCTTTAGTGGTTGCAGTAAATAAAATCGATAAACCAGAAGCAAATCTAGATCGTGTTGAGCAAGAATTATTACAACATGATGTCATTTCTGAGAAATTCGGTGGTGATGTGCAATTCGTTCCTGTATCGGCGAAGAAAGGTACAGGGGTTGATGATTTATTAGATGCAATCTTACTTCAATCTGAAGTGCTTGAATTGACCGCTGTAAAAGACGGCATGGCAAGTGGTGTAGTCATTGAATCTTACTTGGATAAAGGTCGTGGCCCTGTGGCAACTATCTTGGTTCAATCAGGTACACTACGTAAAGGCGACATCGTACTTTGTGGTTTTGAATATGGCCGTGTGCGCGCAATGCGTGATGAAAACGGGAAAGAAGTGGATGAAGCAGGGCCTTCAATTCCAGTTGAATTATTAGGTCTTTCAGGTGTGCCTGCAGCAGGTGATGAAGCAACCGTTGTACGTGATGAGAAAAAAGCACGTGAAGTGGCGTTATATCGTCAAGGTAAATTCCGTGAAGTGAAATTAGCTCGTCAGCAAAAAGCGAAACTTGAAAATATGTTTAGCAATATGTCTGAAGGCGATGTGGCTGAATTGAACGTTATTGTGAAAGCGGATGTACAAGGCTCTGTAGAAGCGATTGTTCAAGCGTTAAATGAACTTTCTACTAATGAAGTAAAAGTTAAAGTTGTTGGTTCAGGTGTAGGTGGTATTACTGAAACTGATGCAACTTTAGCTACCGCATCTAATGCCATCATTGTTGGCTTTAATGTTCGAGCGGATGCAACAGCTCGTCGTGTCATTGAAGCTGAAAACATTGATTTACGTTACTACTCAATCATTTATGAATTATTGAATGAAATTAAAGCAGCAATGAGCGGTATGTTAGAGCCTGAATTTAAACAAGAAATTATTGGCTTAGCTGAAGTTCGTGATGTATTCCGTCATCCGAAATTTGGTGCAATCGCAGGTTGTATGGTAACCGAGGGTGTAGTGAAACGTAACAACCCAATCCGTGTATTACGTGACAACGTCGTTATCTTTGAAGGGGAATTAGAATCTCTTCGCCGTTTCAAAGACGATGTATCTGAAGTTCGTAACGGTATGGAATGTGGTATCGGCGTGAAAAACTACAATGATGTAAAAGTCGGCGACCAAATTGAGGTATTTGAAGTGGTTGAAGTTAAACGTTCAATCTAA